Sequence from the Plasmodium yoelii strain 17X genome assembly, chromosome: 10 genome:
attttattattcttaatttaaatttaaatataatatggaacaatatatacttttatggTAGTTAGATAAATTACCTTGTTTTATGGGGTGTTTAATACATGttttatcatatgtatatacaatacaattttgcataaattgttatccttaataacactcatatgaacattattataaaaattaatatacttttataatgaatttaaaataaatcttcttatatatattctttaatatagaaaataaaccTCATAacttatgttttaatgattgtccttctaaaaataaaatgctgTATagatctaaaaaataaaaaattatattattgctataatccttaaaagtatataaatagtaattttttaaaatatattaaaattttatatacttgtttcttataatatataatatagtttttttttttaattatagtattttcaaattaagttatatgCTCCACTTTtcatgcaaattatataaattttaaattaattttaattaatatatatccattctaattatatttaacattttcaataactttatttttattcctatatacttcaatttagaaatatatcgtattgagtaattttataatatattttgcacatctttTCCACGGTTTAGaacgacaattagcactgatcccgtatttataagcttaaataagtctttggatgcatattgtttttaaaataatacttagtaaatattaaatatataacacataaataagtattgatacaaaatttaaagtataatagaaaactatgtgtattagattggtatattgcactttgagaggagagataagggaagtatgtttttttaagacaaggatGTAGCCATATATGATTTACTTATTCTACATAGTTTAATTATgctttatattttctaccaTTGAATATTTCAATtcatgtatttatatattaaaactcTTCATTAAAATGggttataattattttctaaatatatagttttcttttgtattttataataaactatatttagttatatgatgaaaaactatataattattaatattattttgcttggTACTGTTAGTCTAATATTATAGCATAAAGCTTACTTAAATAAATGtcataatatttcatttgatattttgtgcatacaattttaatcttatcatacctttaataatatatacccATGTATTGTATCAAattaacataatatattttttcgtatttaatactttatctattgttattactatatttatttttattgttatatcaCTGTATAGTATAATGGAATAATTAATGcacttaataaaaatactttaaatcaatgtataatatttctgCGTTTCATAGTTTTTAAATCAAGTATTTTagaacatttatattattttgtaaaaacattatatttaaattatatatctgtgaatttgtatatatataataacctaataaaactattattagttaaattaaattaattattacatactttTCCTATATACTTTggattaatatatatttgtatatgtttcctaaatttaacatatttcagtATTATTTACTGGTATAACATTTTActagtttatatgtataggtatataataataaagaattatatctatgatattatttataattattataacgagatataatatgaaattttattaataaacttatattttatttttttaatgttttaaaatataatttatttatacctcaaaaccataaagtttaaaaattaatagtgattaatctaatgttatacctttatagtaaataaattaatgtatataaagcaacttttattaatactaattatttttaatacaaatataaaatacaaaaagagaatagtaactacaattaaaacttaaaaaaatcttatatatagttcaattttttatgtattactaaaaatcttagaagcataataaaattttatagacaatgttatattttcGATTCTCGATCAATGTtccatgcatctatattttataactatctattatatattggtaatatgcTTAATTAACGTTGAAAACACACACATTAATccgaatatatattataatgtagatgaatattcaaaatgaatctaattataatttatagccTCATATATAAGGTTCTTATATAATTTGGTTGGAAagttataatttaaatcaaaataaatatgatacaaataataagttttactaaataaaattttcatcaaataaagaaacatattatgatatgcataattcaatatagctctGGTTATCAAGGCTTATATAATAGGAAATTATGATATTCCATAATACGGGTTCATATATAgtcaatatctatattaatatatacaatataggcattttattttaatcatataaaatcggcatgaacactcaattatatatattataatttatgaaaacaTGTTTTGTGacctttttcatattaactTATGCCATTTGGGGGTTGCATATTTGGGTTTTTGAACTTCTTCTCGAAATTAAGTATACGGGtatagtacatatatttaattattgttcaaattataaaaaattaaatacatgTAATACTTAACTCTGACCCGAACATGGGTTCCCAAAGCATAATTTCAACCCcaacccacaacataaaaactatataaacaatatgcaaaaattacaacaaaaaattacttatttccaaatagacaatttcttagatatatcaatcattattactattcctgaaatagtcactacttttcgaatcatatattaatgatccattctctttattttttttagcttttctcttaaatgttgtttttgagatcgtttccgaaatccaaataacgaatactaacataaaatgttaagaaacatacgatttttttgttaacattttcatatatataatgaaaataatttttgaattccttattatttaccttataaccAATTCCCATGAAAATTGGTATTGCAGCAAATATCGACAAaactggaattaatttgcttATTATCGATGGACTTGATGATGTAACTTCAGAATTTTGTACAATTTCTTCAGAACCTTTTATAGGAATTTGTGATGTTTTTATCTCTGGAAGGAGTGGAAAACCGTTACAATTAACATCATTacatttctttttaaaattatcataatcatttgataaagtaGACCATATTTGATAATAGGGACTACCTTCAGTAATATCAGAATTTTCATTaagttctttatatttttcaacaaattgATTAGCTATTTTCAAATATTCCGTGCATTTTGGATCGTTTTCATTAAATTCAGTATACATATtgcataataatttaaatgcatcataaaatttaggcATATCTTCAAAACTAATATTCAACAAatccttttttttatctatgatttccttaaaattattatatcccAGTTTACTTTTTAATGTAATAGTACAATCATCATTATGCTTTTtacaataattataatgtGTATTATCTTCTGTATATTTAgtataaaaatcatttagaTTGTTGGTGTTATTATATGATTTTAGTCTTAACATATAATTgaaccatatcataatgtatataataaatatgtcaATCTGTTCTGTGCTTAAATCACTAATCCTACTTACAATATTTTGTTCAAATAACCATATAAATCCAGccttaattttatcgagatCAGTctcacatttattttttgaaccTACATTAGGGCAATAATTACTAATACTCCCATTATTATCAAATTCGTATTTTGTAAGTTTGCCCAATTCATCTGGATAAAATGTCCGTAATGTACCAAATTTTatacactaagaaaacaattaaaaaagtataataaaaaaatatgttaatgaaactcttataaaatcaaatataatgaatttataggCAATATAACatcgaaaaatataagaaaaaacaaattttattaaaaaaatgcatataccatgAAATGATCcattgtaattttattttgtttataatatgtagattatgtaacatcatattatttatatatattttacgcttaataaatgaaaaaataattgaaccataataaaaaatgtatgtgGTTAAACAtcttattatcatttttaatattaatttaaagataatatggaacaatatatacttttatggTAGTTAGACAAATTGCCTTATTTGGGCGATGTTTAATACATGttttatcatatgtatatataatacaattttgcaTACATTTTTATCCTTAATAGCAATCATATgaacattattataaaaattaaagaacattgtaacgaattaaaaatatatcatcttATGCATATGCcttaatatagaaaataaaccGCATAATcacttttgttttaataagtGGTGTCCTAAAACTAATATATTGCAAAAATCGAAACAATTAAGAAacccattattactataatccttaaaagtatataaatagtaattttttaaaatatattaaatatctatatacttgtttcttataatatataatacaattttttcaaaaattataaaatttacaaaataagttgcattgttccattttctatgcaaattacataaatttatattgtttttatttaatatagataaattaaaaaataattttaacgcgttaaataactttatttttattcctagatattccaatttagaaatattttttattgggtaattttataatatattttccacatcttttccattctttaatctacaattagcactgaacacgtatttataagcttaaataagtctttgaatataaatttattttaaaataatgcttaataaatattaaatattaaatattaacatataaatatcttctgatgaaattttaaagtataatagaaaactttgtttaattaggtttttatattgtcctttggta
This genomic interval carries:
- a CDS encoding PIR protein, encoding MDHFMCIKFGTLRTFYPDELGKLTKYEFDNNGSISNYCPNVGSKNKCETDLDKIKAGFIWLFEQNIVSRISDLSTEQIDIFIIYIMIWFNYMLRLKSYNNTNNLNDFYTKYTEDNTHYNYCKKHNDDCTITLKSKLGYNNFKEIIDKKKDLLNISFEDMPKFYDAFKLLCNMYTEFNENDPKCTEYLKIANQFVEKYKELNENSDITEGSPYYQIWSTLSNDYDNFKKKCNDVNCNGFPLLPEIKTSQIPIKGSEEIVQNSEVTSSSPSIISKLIPVLSIFAAIPIFMGIGYKYSLFGFRKRSQKQHLREKLKKIKRMDH